The Sphaerodactylus townsendi isolate TG3544 linkage group LG02, MPM_Stown_v2.3, whole genome shotgun sequence DNA segment ATTTGTCAGCAAGACCAAGGCCATTTCCATTCCAAACCTAGGCAGGATTAATGTCTTCAAAGAATGCTTGAGGCTTTGTAGCCACCGCCCACTTGAGCACCTGGCCCAAGAATGGAATGCAGGTCATCAGGTGGTAGTTAAATAGGTCATTCAGCTTATGTGATAGGAAACATGCATGTTCTCCTCTGTACTGTCTCAAAGCTGCTGAAGTAAGGCATAAGCAACATCATGGGGTAATTACTGAGAACTGCAATGTTCCTAAATTAAGTGCAATGCGGTTCTGCATGCACAGAGGTCTGTAGGATCCCACTCTAGTACTGTAGATAGTAGCCTCTATCAACTGGGCACACAGAAATCTAGATTGCATTTGCACACCCAGTCCAGTCTCAATCAAACAGAGGTATGTCCAATATTGAGGTTCAGCTATTCATAGTAGTCATCCATGAGCCCACTAAACAGTCCACCAGCAAGGTCACTAGAAAATATTCTTATCTCCTCCCACCTTCAATTCCAGGGTATGCAGCAACTGCAGTGTCTGAATATGGGCGTGGAATAAAAAAGAAGCTTAAAAGAGCTATTGCCGCATTCACCTGGCCACAGAAGTGTATCTTCCGCCAGGTCAGCTGCTGCATCTAGTGAAGCCAGCATTGTTTCTGCAGTCCCTTCAAAAATACGGCCTACATAGATAAAGAACAAGCAGTTAATTTAACAAAGGACAACGACATCAGCTGCCCCATCTCTATATAAAACTACTCCTGTTATTCACAGGTGACTTTCAATCACTTTCAATCAAAGGTTTCTAGATGCCTCTGTGTTAACTAATGACTGGAGGGGACAAAATCCTATTCCTCAATGGTGGAAATCAAAATCTTCCCTGGGAACAGAAGTAGGGGCAGTGGACTTTCTCTTCCTCACCCCATGCCATATTCCCTTCAACTGCTAACTTACCACagccagagaggaagaggaggtctCCTGAAAAGAGAGAGGCTGGCCCTTCAAAAGGTTTCCCATCCAGCACATAGACCATGTGCCCCACTGTGTGTCCGGGAGTGAAGAGGGCTTTGAAGTTCAACCGTCCTATCATGATTGTCTCCTTGTCTGAGAGGGGACTGGAACACAATAATGCGTCACAAGGAGAAAGGAGTAGCCTATAGCCAGCCTAGAAAATCTGTAAGGGCTTGGCATGCCGTTCAGaatactgggggaggggaggtgtccCCTGTGGGAAGAGAGGTATCCCCTGCAGGGGGGGAGGTGTCCCCTGCTTGGCTGAACACTTCCTGTGGACAAATGTGTAGCATAGCAACTCTCTTTTTGTAGAGATGGAGTACCACAGTGTCTTTATTACAGCCCCCAACCAGGAAGGGCTAACGTGAGGGTTTGCCTTTCCATTCCAGGGGAACATTTTATCTGTGCACATGACCAACAGGTGATCAGAAGTCACTCACTCTGTAAGTTCAGGGATGTCATCACAGCTGCTGCCATACACCCTGCAGGAACTGTGTCGTCGCCGTAGTGCTGCATTCCCTCCACTGTGATCCCTGCAGGACGATGTTCATTAAGCAACAAAGAATGCTTGTCTTTCCCACTAATCCTCATCTCTCTTCCCTGACGTCAGTGCTCAGAAAAAAGGTTTATTTCCAATTAAGACACAAGGAGGGAATTTCCTCACAGAGATCCCAAAGGTTACAGCCTTCCCTACCAATGCTGCAAAGGGGCTGCTGAGTATTCTCGCATATTTTCAGGCATCGCAAGTCTTCAGCTCAGCAAGGGAAAGTGGAAACAAGGAGTGTCTTACCAATGCTTGTGAGTGCACAGGATGGCCTCCAGAGTCACCCCCTCTTCCTCGATAACTGCCTACAGAATAAGAAATGAAAAATGCTTATGAGAGAAGTTGCTGCCCTGCACCCCATTAAGGCAGTTAATGATGTTAgcccaaaaaaccaaaaacctcaATTTCAATGGCAGGAACACTTCCTGATTTCCCCCATACTCCAGCTCCAGCCCCTTGTCTGACAGCAATGGGACCTTTCATGGCTTCCAGAGCAATGCCAGCCCTCGACCCCCACTGGACAGCAGAGACATGTTTTATTGCTTTGAAAGTGATGCCCTCCTCTCGCACACTGCCCTCGATTCCTCCCCTGACAGCGGGGAAACATTCCTCAACTTAGAAAGTGAGGTGGAGCCAGAAGACAGTGGCAGCAGCCTGGACTAGGAAGAAGTGGCAGCTGTCTGTAGAAAGACATCGGGCTGTTTAGATCCACCAATGGGAGACCAGCCGGCCGTGTAAGTGCACCAGCTCAACCAAGAAGCATTATCTGGCAATGACAGCTCCGAGCTAGAACCATCTTACCAACTCCCTGGCAATCCTACCCTCTCTCAGAGCATGCCCCCAGCACCCAGAGCAAGCTCCCCCTCCAGTCCACCACCCCCATTGGAAAGATGCTGCTGCTAGCTCCACTGTGACCAGGCCAAGTGCCAAAAGGCAGTTAGATCATAGGTCCAGTGGCTTTAAGTGGCTCACAGAATCTGCTCCAAAGAACACGGCAAGATGACTCAATCCACTTTCCCTGGACAATAAATAAAAGAGGCTGCAAACAGCTGCTTCTCCACAGAAGGCAACACAGCGCCTCGTctctctgctgctctgccctggaCCTGCATCCTGTTCCTGAACTCCTGTCACTCTGCTTGTCTCTTTGACTCTGGCCTGGACCTGGACTGCTTCTGGACTCTGCTGTACTTTTTGCCAGTGAACCTCAGCCTGGGACTACGCCTTGACTACCGCTTCGGCCTTCTGTTTTGGAACTGTGCTTACTCCACTGTGCCTGAACTCTGGACTGTCCTTGACTCTTACAGGAGGTTTCATGCCACTCCGGCTCAGCCAGTGGCCAGACCTTGACAGAAATACTTGTTTATCTCAAAGGATCTCCTTGCTTAAACTtgaattatccccagcataagaGAGGAGCATCATATTTATTTAGTTAAagcattttatgctgcctttccacccaaacaggGTACAAAAGGCAGTGAATATTTAATTTCTCTGCCTGAAAAATCAATTCTATTTCATTTGGAGCAAAGGATGGATGATTAGATTCTTTCTAGCCAAGTTCTCACTTCACCATTTGGAACTGAGCCAAAAGCAGAGGAAGACTGATATTTACTTTATGGGGAAGAAGACATTTGCTAGTTCAACAGAACTGCTCAGGAGGAtgtttttataaagggaatattCTGTTTATTGTACATATTAGCCTGCTCTGACTGCATTacctttttgcattgtttatgataCATCAGATTTGTGCctgggttttgttctgtttttggggTTGTCTCTATTTTTTTGTGATCCTAGCCCTACTGCATTGTTTGTTGGATATCTCATACCAGGTGATTACATTATCTTATgctgtataatctgccttgagtctcaatgagaaaggcagcctATACATATAGTAAACgagtaaatgaataaaatgagcaaataaaacaaatagttcGAAGGCTCTGAATTAAAGTTGAGGAGGGTTCCAATGAACTGAATCCTGTGAAGGGACAGCAAAAAGAGGGTGCAGAGGCTGCTCTTCCCTGCCACTGTATCCCTTTGACCCTTGAATAGTTGCTGTAGAGGATCAGCAGATACTCATGGGCAAAATGCTGTGAGGCACAAGGGCTGCAGTGAGGAAGGGAGATCTGGTAGAATcactccctctcccttctcttctagCAGAGGCAGAACAGCCAAGCAAGCCCATAGAGTCAAACTGCCTCCCTTGCACCAATTAAACCCTTGTTTGCTTTGGCAGCATTGTCTTCcaaggggggattttttttattttagcccCTGCTACTGCCTACAGTTTTTCTTTCATGGGGATTCACATAACAGCGCTTTAAATCAGCAGGCGCCTAGGCAAAACTCTTTAAAGGAAATGCTGGCTCATCGAGAGATACAGTTATTGTTCATAGCTGCCCGCACCCTTTCAGTCAAAGTCTAGATATtaaaccttttttcttttgggcCCCTGGTCTAGCTGTCTCATTCATCAGCTTGACATGCCTCTGCAGTCTGCAAATGAACAAAGCACCCAGCTGCTTTCTGGAGTATAACAAGATGAGCCAGCTGGACGGGAGcctttgaaaaagaaacagaataggCCCCCAAGTAAGAGGATTGGTGCTCATCATGTGGGGTGTCTGTAACCTTAGAATGACCTTGGCTGTAGCCAGCTCCTACACTACTGACTGTTTTCCAGTCCATCTACAGGGAGATACAGTCTGTCCTCGGAGGGAAGAGGCAGGGAGGAGTAGAATATGTCAAGAGAAGAGGGCAGCAAATATTTCCTAGGCCGGGTGAGATATCAGGCTAGAACAAATGTATACAGTATTCTGAATAACAAATCAACTGCAAACATATAAAGGAAATTGTATGATGAGCTCTCCTTCAGTGCCTCAGCAACATTCTACTGGCATCCATTCTACTAGAACTGAAGCATCAGAGATGAGGCAGTTAGAGATGAGTaaacctgtattgtcgaaggctttcacggccggaatcactggggtgctgtgtggtttttgggctgtatggccgtgttctagcagcattctctcctgaagatgccagccacagatgcaggcgaaacgtcaggcgagaatgctgctagaacacggccatacagcccaaaaaccacacagcaccccataagtAAACCTGTTCCAAAAAAGTTACGACAAGAACAGAAAAACAGGAGAGAATGTGAGGGGTCACATCTAGGTTAAAAGACCTGAACTGGATTAATGGTCACAACTTTCCTCCAAAGAATGCTGGAAACACTAGTTTGATGAAAGTATTGTGAATTCTCAAAATCCCTGCTCCACTCACAGAACAAGTCACAGGAGAATGAATAGCTGTTGAACTGGTCTATAGTGTAGTTATGTCCAGAGAAAATGGGTACTGGTTGCCTTAGTAAAAAATACAAATTTCATATCTCATAAAGAGAACGTAAACACACACATCTGCTAGAATTGGAACCCAATATTTGCTGCCTGATGAGAGGGTGCCCAGTCTACAAACTGCACCATGATTTAAATGTCCATATCCACAATAAAGGGACCCAGCCCACTCCACTCTCTGCACTCCAGAATAGTGGCTGGAATTTCTTCCTGTAGCACAACACATTATTTGGGTTTATTTTCCTAGACTTAGCCCTTGCCTTAAGGGGGAAATTGGTCCACTTCAACAAAGGCATTCATGTaccttttttgttccttttctctACTCATGCCATTTTGCAACCTCCATGAACGTTAAACATTCTTCTAGCATGTGTGCCAGGCTTATAAGCCTATTTTGATAGCCATAAGTTCTTGCCTCAGTATAAAAAACTAAACCAGACAACACAGCCTTCTATTCCTTTAGAGTTGTAGGTACTGGATACACTGGTAGGAGGGGGACAATTCCCTCCCCAGTTTCTTAACAGATATTTTAATTTACAGGCATATTGAATGAGAAAAGACTTGCTTGAGAGGAAGGGATCAAACTCCCACCCTGTTTGGTGGGTTGGGATGTCCCACTTTGTCTCCCTCACCTGCACAGCCGAAGGATCAGAAGGGTCCACAGCAATAGCACAGTTTGAGCCAGTGTCGATAACGAGATAGCTGTAGTTATTGGACAAGACAGGAATTGGCAGGATCTTCACTCCTGGGGTGACAAAACAAGGAAGACAGCAGGAAAGTCAGAAAAACATACACTAGAAGATGAGAATGCAAGTAATGGAATCCATGTCTCAGTCCAGCAAtgaaaatgagaaacagaagcTTTTCAAGAACCAAGGTAGAGATGTAGGAATCATCATCAGATATAGGAATCATCAGGGCGGGTGGGGCGAGGGAGAGAAAAAGGTATTTCCTAAGTACTAGAATGGTAGGTCTTTTATCCATAGTTTGTATCCTTGTTTACACCTTTCTCACCTCCCCTGAGCCAGGCCCCTTTTTTCTATTCTGCCTTCCTTAGGGAGACTGGAGGTGGAAGAGACAGGAAATAATGTACACAAAAACATGTCTTGAATTTCTGACAAAGTATCTAGATATTACCATTGCACTGCATATTATCACACTGCTACCTACAACTTCTCCTCATATGCTTAGCATCAGGATTCTCACATACAATTCAGTCCTATAACCTGTAACAGTAATTTGAGAAGGAAGCACAACAGGTTTTTAAGCCAACTTTAAATTTATGATAGAACTCTAATGGTGCTGTAGTGAGAACCAGGTGGGGCCTAGTTCTCACTGAAGTGGTAAATCTATAtctgggctgtaccacttcaaacTGTCAAAACAGAGAACTGAAGGCTGTTCGTCCAtcgaaaaaaaataattttactcCACATAGAAAATCACATGCTAGAGAGATTTCTAGCCAAGCTTTCTCTCTTACATGCCAGTGCTTTATGTGGAGCATTTAATCTTgaaagacgccccccccccctcccctcacgcAGTCTAAAGTTGGCCTGCTGGACACAGACTTACCACCTCCACTAGAATTAGACCTCTCACTCATAATGTATCTGAATATATCCACTCATTTTCACTACTGTATGAGAAAGCTGTGAAGAGGGTGAAGGGCCACAAAGTTTTTGTTCTTGGATCGGAGCAGTAGAGGTTGATAAGAGtttcactaaggccgtttccgcatggcccatttatgacggcctgggggcgccaaaaaaggcgcccccaggccgccgttcgcacaggcgccgctgctgcaacacagcagcggcgacctgactcctcttccctccccagggcggcgtcaagccgccctaaacaaccctttaaagggttgttgttgggaagggagcgtcttccctgcggcgtggtgcgaacccaGCGCCgccggaagacgctgtctccatCTCCGCCacacttactgtgtcttcctcgttgcctgcggggcgtcgcagccccgcccacactgtcctccgacctccaggggtcggagggcagcgtgggcggggctgcgacgccccgcaggcgacgaggaggacaccgtgagtgaagcgggggagggcgcagaggcggctccgtgcggagccgcctgccgcctgccggcctccccttcgcctgctcgcacgcttgcgtgcgagcaggctcctgcccccacgccgacagaactcctgccggcgtgggggcgcctcctggccgtgtggaaacggcctatgagatTTTTTGTCACAAATGGGGGCAAAAAAGAGATGGCATTAAAACATGCAAATAACTGCACGCACAGCAGCTTGTTGCAAGTTCAACTCATGTCAATGATCACACTTCAAAAGGCTGCAACTTGTTATATCTCTTTCAACAATTTAGTCACAAGCAGGTCTAGAACTTTGCACATGCTTAACAGGGAAACCCTAAGCATGGTAAAATGTAACCTTACTCATTCAGATGTTATGTATAACTCATTCCAGTTGCCGTATCAGAATCTAGACTCTGtatcacacacacaacacattatCTGTCATGAAGTTTATTTCAGCTAATTAGAGAGTGCAGTGCACACAAGACCCATAAATTCAGTGAAGAGTCCTGGCACTTACCACTGAACACCAGAGGCTGCGTGATGGAGTGGCCTTGAGGATAACGTTCCCGTGCTTTCTTCATCTGACGCTTGTAGAACAGGTAGCCCAGACGGGTGTGGGCATAGAGATTATACCTGCAGGACAAGGAGAGACAAATCGTGAGGAAATGAAGTCGAGTCTGCTCACTTACAAAAGTTTGCCCCACTATTTTCGTTAATATGAACCTTAACCAAGCAAACAGTCATTAACTCAAGCAGTCAGGGTGTCACTAGGACAGACTGACAGACAGTTATAGCAAATATCGAAATCACTGAATCTCTCAGAGGACAGACCCACCAAGTTCCTAGCTATCCAGTCACACAGGCAACACTGCATCAGGGTATTACTTGCCTTTTTCATGGGTTTATTAGACACTTGTCACATGTTGAAATGAACAGTCAGGTAACACGGTTCACCTGTTAATTTAAGATTACTTTTTACTAGAAAGGATTTCTAAGGGTGCCTACAGAAATGTCATTCAACAGAAGCCCATGGAAAATTTTGTACTAAAGAACGTGGTCCAATTCCTCCTGCCTGTATTCTTCTACAACCACAAATCCCTGGCTATTCCCACAACAAGAATATTCATTTTGAATCCCATGTTTTCAAGTATGTTAAAGACTGGTTTTCAACACAGTTGGCATGCTTTCCCAGTTAAACCCTCATTTAGCACTAGAAATGTAAAATTCCAGTAATTTTCtggaaaaaagcagaaatttggggggaaattgaaaTATATATAATCGTACAGTCTTATCAAACCTAAATTAATTTTACTGCCCTAATagcataaaatgcatcatttataattcATTTAACATATAAAATTCCaatatttaacatatttatggaatttgaaATTTATAAACGCCTCAGTTTTCTACAGGTAGCTGCAGGTAAAGCCTTCAAGAGGAAACCGCAGCCAGACAGAGTTAAGTTTTCCTTTTCTCATCCTCCTTTCAGCCCTTTAAGGGGCTTTTCTAAAAAGTTCATAGTAGAGATGCTGCAGTTTATCAGTGAAGGGATTTACAGGGTTTTCCTACCCCGGTGTGGAGACACTCTTAGTGAACAAGGGATATACATTCCCAAGAGAACAGCCTGGAACCAACCCAAGTTTACTTGAGCCAAGCAATGATGCTGCCAGCAACAGTATGAGGAAAGCTTCTCTTCAGCCAGCATTCAGCCctcaaaaatattttcagcattAGATTTTGGCCTGGGAGAAGGCAGAAAAGAGGGCCCTTAAGCCTACgtaaaatatattttcctctatattGAGTAAAGTAGTCAGCATTCGTCTAGAAAAAGTGAGAAGACACAACTTTCTGGTAGCTATAGGAGGGTAGCTGAGCCCTTCAGGAGTAGAGtgtttattaaattgaataaacaaacaaacaaacttgatgGCTATCAAGAAACCTATGGAGATGTTTGGGAAATATTGGCCTCTGACATCCTGGAGGCccatatataattttattatttgacTTAATCTGACTATCCGCTTCTTTTCAAGCATTTTTCAGTAGCCATGGTGGCTAGAAAAAAGGtcatttaaaaagacaaaagttCTGATAAGCTATTTATAAAAAGACTTTGAGATACAGTTGCAATTATTGTGCAACTAATTTTGCTCCTCTGATTAGAGGCCATATAAGCTTACCTTTGCCTTCAATGCCCTCTATAGCCTTTCCTTCTATCCATTTCCTCACTTTCATACTCCCTGGTCATGAAATCCTGTTCCCTCCTTCCTCCGTGTCTGAAATTTCCTTATACCATCTTAaacagagccaacatggtgtagtggttaaagtgcaggactaggacctggaaaacccagggtCAAATCCCTGCTTGCACCATGGAAATGTGCagaatgaccttgggtcagtcacatactctcagccctgactctaGCTAGTATTTATTGGGAGACCTTCAGggtgaggcagaggcaggcaatgacaaataatCTCcaatgtctctcgccttgaaaaccctatgaggttgtcatgactcagctgtgacatgatggccatcTTACCCCTTTCAAATGTTTCCTCAGAGCGCATCTTTTCTGTGAAGTCTTTTGCTCAGTCTTAGTCCCCATCCCTAACTAAAACGAACATGCATCCTTCCCTGGTGTGTCTTCTCCTTCAACCCT contains these protein-coding regions:
- the LOC125427278 gene encoding probable hydrolase PNKD; the protein is MAWSGSLLRIRGLAAAFVAWGLRGLGIVLYRLTAASRFHQMLMALAGPLLFRIGYNLYAHTRLGYLFYKRQMKKARERYPQGHSITQPLVFSGVKILPIPVLSNNYSYLVIDTGSNCAIAVDPSDPSAVQAVIEEEGVTLEAILCTHKHWDHSGGNAALRRRHSSCRVYGSSCDDIPELTDPLSDKETIMIGRLNFKALFTPGHTVGHMVYVLDGKPFEGPASLFSGDLLFLSGCGRIFEGTAETMLASLDAAADLAEDTLLWPGHEYALECLMFASLLEAENPFLEQKLQWVTQQRVEKKSTCPSTISEEKQYNPFLRTHCQEVQEAMGLQRQRDEDWDIFRARVLKEVRRRKDVYKAN